TAATGCGGTTCCTCGTTATACCAGCTATCCCCCAGCGACGGAATTAAAAGATGGATTTACTTCCTTAGATTGGGAATTTGCCATCACGGAATCCAATCAACGTCAATCGCCCTTATCGCTCTATTTTCATATTCCCTTCTGCCAAAGTGCCTGTTATTTCTGCGGCTGTAATGTGATTGTTACTAATAGTAAAGATGCAGCGAAAAGCTATATCGATTACTTGTCCAAAGAAATTGATTTTACCTCCCAATTGATTGATACTCGTCGCCCAGTTACACAACTACACTGGGGCGGAGGTACACCCAATTACTTATCCTTAGAACAGGTTGAGTCCTTATGGAGAACCATTAATAAACAGTTCACTTTTGCAGATAAAGCCGAAATCTCCATTGAAATTAATCCTCGATATGTGGATAGAAATTATATCTTTTTCTTGAAAGAAATGGGGTTTAATCGGATTAGTTTTGGGATTCAAGATTTTAATCCTGAAGTTCAAGAAGCCGTTAATCGAGTTCAACCCGAAGTTCTGCTCTTTAATGTCATGGATTGGATTAAAGAAGCCGGGTTTGAAAGTGTGAATGTAGACTTAATTTATGGTTTACCTTATCAAACAGTAGACACCTTCAAAGAAACGGTTCAAAAAACCATTGCTCTCGATCCAGATCGCATCGCAATTTTTAATTTTGCTTATGTTCCCTGGATGAAACCCGTACAGAAAAATATTCCCCAAGCAGCCTTACCTAAACCCCATGAAAAGTTAGAAATTTGGCAAATGTCCATCCAAGAATTAACCGATAAAGGCTATGTTTTTATTGGTATGGATCACTTTGCTAAACCCAATGATGAATTAGCGATCGCTCAACGAAATTCAACCTTAAAACGGAATTTTCAAGGCTATACAACTCAACCCGAAGCGGAACTCTATGGATTTGGGTTAACTTCTATTAGTATGTTAGAAGATACTTATGCTCAAAACCATAAGCGCTTAAAAGAGTATTATCAAGCCATTGATCAAGGAACTTTACCCGTTAGCAAAGGGTTTAAATTAAGCCGGGATGATATTCTGAGACGAGATGTAATTATGCAAATTATGTCTAATTTCTACTTGGATAAATCTCAAATTGAATCCAAATATCACCTCGATTTTGATACCTACTTTGCAGAAGAATTAATCGAGATGCGTCCCTTAATTGCGGATGGGTTAGTTCAATCCAATTATGATTCAATTGTGGTAACGAACTTAGGCAGACTCTTGGTCAGAAATATTGCCTTTTTATTTGATACCCATACTCCTGCCCAACAACAACAAAGATTATCCAGGGCGATTTAATTGCCAGATTGTCCAGAATCCGGTAAGGTGGGTTATGCCCACCTTTATTTTTAGGTTGTCATTGGATCTATGACTTATTTTTGGTTTAAATCCTTTCATATCATCGGAATGGTTGTCTGGTTTGCGGGTTTATTTTACCTGGTGAGATTATTTGTTTATCATGCTGAAGCGGAAGAAAAACCGGAGCCCGCCCGCAGCATTTTAAAAGAACAATATGAATTGATGGAAAAACGCCTTTATGGGATTATTA
This DNA window, taken from Planktothrix sp. FACHB-1365, encodes the following:
- the hemN gene encoding oxygen-independent coproporphyrinogen III oxidase, whose amino-acid sequence is MVFSVANVAFDFDLIQKYDNAVPRYTSYPPATELKDGFTSLDWEFAITESNQRQSPLSLYFHIPFCQSACYFCGCNVIVTNSKDAAKSYIDYLSKEIDFTSQLIDTRRPVTQLHWGGGTPNYLSLEQVESLWRTINKQFTFADKAEISIEINPRYVDRNYIFFLKEMGFNRISFGIQDFNPEVQEAVNRVQPEVLLFNVMDWIKEAGFESVNVDLIYGLPYQTVDTFKETVQKTIALDPDRIAIFNFAYVPWMKPVQKNIPQAALPKPHEKLEIWQMSIQELTDKGYVFIGMDHFAKPNDELAIAQRNSTLKRNFQGYTTQPEAELYGFGLTSISMLEDTYAQNHKRLKEYYQAIDQGTLPVSKGFKLSRDDILRRDVIMQIMSNFYLDKSQIESKYHLDFDTYFAEELIEMRPLIADGLVQSNYDSIVVTNLGRLLVRNIAFLFDTHTPAQQQQRLSRAI